The Betta splendens chromosome 2, fBetSpl5.4, whole genome shotgun sequence nucleotide sequence CATGCTTTTCTCATTGTGCTGAAAGTGGAGAAATTCACCGAGCACGAGCAGGACGTCATCAGACAAATATGCCGGCACTTCTCTGAAGATGCTCTGAAACATGCAGCGGTTGTCTTCACTCATGGTGACCAGCTCCCTGAGGGGACGGAGATCCAGGAGTTTGTCAGTCAGAACAAGGCACTGGGTGATGTGGTGGGAAAATGTGGAGGCCGTTGCCACGTCGTGGACAATAAATACTGGAGGAACAACGGAGACGACGACTACAGGAGCAATGAGTTCCACGTGGGAAAGATTCTAAGCACAATAGATGAGATAATAGAAGTGAACCAAGGGTGCTATTACAGCAATGCTATGCTAATAGCAGTGAACAGAGAAATAGagataaaagaagaaaacatcGGACAGTCGTCAGGATACAAATCACTTAATCAGTGCCGAAAGGACGCCAAAACAAGTGTATTAGCGACATTAGTGATCAGATTAGCAGGGGTTGCAACAGGTGTGCTGTTAGGAGCTTTTCTTGGCGTGACAAAGCTGGTGGTTACATCTAGCAACACAGAGTTTTCAGATGCTGCTCAACGTGGAGGAGTAGAGGGTTTTCTCATAGGACttaatgcagcagcaggagcggaCAATCCCATTGATGCCATACAGAGGACAGCAGAGGCAGTGATGAACCCGAACAGCAGAATTGGTTCAGCACCAGGGGTTGGAGCCATTAAAGATCAACCAAAAcaccaacaataaaaatatgATGACAAGAGGTTATTAATATGATTTAGTAAGGAACCGCTATAATAACGGTTTCCTTTCAtttaataattactgtaaatagTGAATAGAGATTTCTGAAGGAGAGAGTTCTGAACATTTCTGTAATCTACAAGGTAAAAGGATACCAAAAGAGACAGGTCAGACATGCTTCAGGATTTCTAAAGGCCACTGCCATGTTATCTAGACTGATTACACAGCATCAACCTGTCCATCAATGACTGAGAAACTACAGGTCTTCAAGAAAGTGCTGTGGCTTTGGGTCTGTACATGATGACTCCTCACATTGTAAAGAAATCATCTCTGATCAGTGCTTGAAATGTTTAGACAAATAGCTTCACCCCTCAGATGGCACCTTGATGGTTGCAGCTGTAGTTACTGTGCTGTATTAACACATGCAATGCACAGGCAGGACGGAGAATCATTTTCTGTTTGAAAATCATATGGAAATTGTTTGCTTGTATTTTACCTGTGATctaaaaatattaacattttgtaCTTTTCATGTATACtgaatacagtatatgaaaccACATTGCTTTGTATATATATGATTAAAGTGTTTCATAAATGATCAAACAATGGGTTTGACTTATAATTATACGGTTTGAAAAATGAGTTTAAAATCCTACATCATGCCTAAAATAAAGGTTTAGTACCAGGAGGATCAGGATGGAAGTTGCGTTATAATCCTATTGCTCTGTATAGTTCTGTGGTTTGAGGCTAAGTCACAGATAAAATACAGATGCATCCATAGAAAGATGAAAACACAGTGTAATTCATTAGTGGCATAGTTTAACCAGTGTGAGAAAACAGTTTGTGACGATACATAACAGCCAATAGTATTTGGTGATATCAATATAGCTCAGCTTGTACTAAAGCGTTACAGTTACTGTCGTGGGACATCCTCCTACAAGTGTTTCACATTTATCACAACACACTCCCtctttgttaaaatgtaaaatgtatctAAAAAGTACGTGAAGAAAATGCTATCGAAGAAAAGCGAAAGGCAACAATATTTTCTGCACCACAGTCCGTTTTCTTGTCCAGAGTGTCTTGTCTGGACATGTTGGAGGGTCCAGTCAGCCAACACGGCTACTGCAGGAGCTGTTCTGATGGTTGCTGGGATCAAGAAACTCGACCACACTTCCATTCATGTTCTTATAGAGCAGACACATTCTAGCTGGGAGGAGATGCCTTGCTAACACTGAGTTTGAAGAGGACGTGCAGAAACCAAGTATGGGAATGGAAAAGCCTCAGCAATAATACAGTTTTTTGGACACATGGTTATGTGGACAGGTGAAGCCTTGTGAAGCATTAAGGCATTGTCTGCTCTACTAGTCCATCTAGTGGACAAAGTGAATGAATGCCAATTCACTATTACAATTACATTAGTAGTTTGGGAGGGATGCAACATGCATTTGTCAAGTGGCAATCAATATGCAATTTGGTCATGTAATATGAAAATTTTTTATTAAAGatttaaataaaagataaatcaaCGGCATTTCAGTTTTTCATGGTTTAGGGGTTCCTGTATCAGATATGACAGCAAACAGCCATAATGCATTGCATGATCTTGTTAACGCTCCCTGTCTGCGTCAAAATTTAATTGAGAAATCAAACTTTCAGTCATCCATCAAGGTGGGACCTCAGATGCACCCGTCCCTCACTGCCTTTTGGTTGGCCCATTTTAACAAAAAACCCAAACCAATCAAATTCCACTATTGCCCTTTTAGCAGACAGTTTCACAGTAGCTGCCGACAGAAAGAGCATTATTAAATCTGACATCAAATACATGTACATCATGTACCACACGGATCGAGTTCAAAGAATGTTTAAGGATTTAAGGAGAGCCACAAAGTGAATGATAATTTTCTTATATTGAATAGAAATACACAACAATCAAATCACTATAGCTTAACTGACACAGAGGGGAAAACAGGGAGGTGGGAGTGGCTAGATGCAAGAACATGGTCAAGACAGGAGGCAAGGCTGAAGAGTGTGAGAGACAGGGATAGAGAGATgatgagcaggaggaacagacagGCCGGACACAGGAATGAGTGGCTAAGATGCTGACGCTGACGAAGTGAGTCATTGGTTTATTAGTTTAAATAAAGTCTTTCCAACTAAGTCTCTTCGTTTTATTTTCCCAAGtcttcttttcttctgttcCTTATCTTCCCCCTGTCCAGTCCCGAGGTTAAAAAACTGAATGCGTGCTGTATGAAAATGCAAACTctttaaaagcaaaacacaacaagGCCAAAGCAAGTCaatgcagctcagtgtgttatAAACTGCTAAAAAAGACACATATACAAAGCAGGTCTTAAGGAAAATATGCTTGGACACTCCAGGTTTCTTAAACAGTGACAGACTCAACACCTTAACCTTTTGTTGTATCTCCATAATGTTGCCAGAACATAGATTTTGTGCTCAGAGTAATCGTCttgtaatgtgttgtttttccatcTGATGGAACTCTCAAATAAGACTTTGACAGTAAATGGGGAGGTTACTACCCACTGCTctgctttctctgtctttggctttctctctctcacacgcactAACGAGTCAAAACATTTTTGGGGATACAAAttgctttttctgttttcacttcAATAATTTGGCTGGTACGACTTATTTACTTTACAGAGATAATTATTTCTTACAAACGCCCATATTTTTTGCCCTGATTTTTGCATTATgttatgttacagtatgttagaCTCCACCCACAGACCTTCCACACCCCTTTGTCTTTCACTCACTCTTTTCAAATaagagaaagtgaaagtgaagctTTGAGCGAAGAGGAACGTCCTAACTATAAACGTTTCAAAATGGGTCGTAAgttattgtttctttttccagtcgTTATTTTGTAACGGTTCTACATATTAACCTGGCAGCTATACAATGCTGTGATTGTGTACTGATCATTTCAGGAAAAAAGAATTAAATTTACCAATGAAACACAGAACAGATTGTACTGCACTTACGGTGGTAAAACAAATCTAAATAAGACACCATTTTGATCTTGGAATGTGAGGAGCTGTACCAAAATCATCCTAAGAAGTTAGCAGAAGTTACCACCTCTAGTTTCACATTTGACACTGAACATAGTTTCTTTCTATTAACCCCACTTTGCCACTGTTGTCTTTTAGTGCAAGTCGTGGATaaagaaacacataaaaacaaacattcagcaGGAAACATGGCGACAGGAGCAGTCACCGATAAGAGGACGTGGGTCAAATTAACAGGCCCTGCAGCACAATCACTGGCAGAAGCATTTGTGGAGCCAGCGGCCGTAGTTCTTCAGGAAATCAtgactgcagaggaggaagaaagaataGCACACAGAAAAAGAGAGTGTCCAATGAAAGGTGGGATCTAAGACGTTGTATTTCCTTATTTCTTGTGACTGAAAGCAGCAAAatgcattattataataatgataaatacagataaataatgatttaattttattgtgTGGATGTTCCATTAAATAATAACAAGCCAATAGAAGACTAGAGACTATTCTGCATTAGTAACTGTTTCTCAATTTGTTTTTCTAGTGTCACCAATTACGATTTTCATGACTCAACAGCCTGGGGCTAGAAAAATCATTAAAGGTAATGTTGGAGAGAAACATTAATCTTATGGCAACGTTTAACGGGTATAAATGAGCAACAGTTAAAGAAGATTGTGTTTCCTACATCCAGTGCCTCTGATTTGTAGTGACCTGAAACCACACAAAAAATCCCATAATGGCTTAACAGAACTACTAAACTTAAGAATTGGAGGCATCTTCCTTCATTTGTCATTTATGTGTAAAGGATGAATAACAACcatgattattttatttttactttagaGCTACTATACATACTGTAACCTCCATTTATAATTATTGTCTTTCAGTGTTAAAGTCCTACAGGATTGTCCTACTGGGAAACACAGGAGCTGGTAAGAGCAGCCTAGCTAATACCATCTTTGAGGAAGATGTGTTCAAGGTAAACCAGGCCGTCACCTGTGGAACAGGGGAATGTCAAACAGAGTCCAGATCTGTTCATGGACGAAGGATAACTTTGACCGATACGTCCGGTTTCAGAGACTCTGACAGACCTGAAGATGACATGAGGTGGATCACACGGTTCACGCCTGGGCCTCATGTCTTTCTTATTGTCCTTAGAATGGGAAAAGAGCAAGAAATGATTGctaaaatatgtaaatatttccCAGAGGAAGCTTTTAAATATACTGCAGTTGTTTTCACTTATGGTGAACAGCTCCCTGAAGGAATGAAGATAGAAGGGTTTGTAGAGCAAAATCAGCGTCTCAGTGCTTTGGTGAAGAAGTGCAACAACCGGTGCCACGTTGTTGATAATGAAAACTGGAAAAATCACAAACAGGCAGATTACAGGAGCAACAAGGTCCAATTGGAAAGGTTGCTCAATACAATAGACAAGATGGTGATGGAGAACAAAGGAAGCTGCTTCACCACTGAGATGCTCCAGGCACCGAAGAGAAAACGAGAGGACAACGGCAACATGACATCAGCAGGGAACACGCTTCAAAGCACCAGCAACACGGATGGAAACAGACTCTGCAGGAATGTGTGGCTCAAGTTCACCGGGCCTGCAGCAGAATGCTTGGCAGAAGGTCTACTGGGGCCACAGGCCATTGTTTGGAAGGGAGAACACCAAGGTGGAGGGGCAGGAGGAACAACAGGGGGTGggggagcagcaggaacagaagGAGGCGAGGCAGCAGGAGTAACAGCGAAAGGCGGAGGAGcatcaggaggtggaggagcagcaggaacagaagGAGGCGAGGCAGCAGGAGTAACAGCGAaaggcggaggagcagcaggaggtggaggagcagcaggaacagaaggaggcaaggcggcagcagcagcaggagtaaCAGCGAAaggcggaggagcaggaaggaggtggaggagcagcagaaacagaaggaggaaggaggcagcagagaggagtaACAGCGAaaggcggaggagcagcaggaggtggaggagcagcaggaacagaagGAGGCAAGGCAGCAGGAGTAACAGCGAaaggcggaggagcagcaggaggtggaggagcagcaggaacagaagGAGGCGAGGCAGCAGGAGTAACAGCGAaaggcggaggagcagcaggaggtggaggagcagcaggaacagaaggaggcgaggagggCAGCAGGAAGTAACGGAGAGGAAAGGCGAGACAGGaaagcggaggagggaggaaggaggggaggaagcaGAAGGGAACAGAAGGAGGCAAGGCAGCAGGAGTAACAGCGAaaggcggaggagcagcaggaggtgaaggGACAACAGGAAtagcaggaggtggagaaacagcaggaggtggaggagcagcaggaagtggagaggCAACAGGAAtagcaggaggtggagaaacagcaggaggtgaaGGGACAACGGGAATTGCAGGAGGtgaagaaacagcaggaggtggaggagcagcaggaggtggagggacaACAGGAAtagcaggaggtggagaaacagcaggaggtggaggagcagcaggaagtggagaggCAACAGGAAtagcaggaggtggagaaacagcAGGAGGTAGAGGGGCAACAGGAATGACAGGAGGTGAAGAGACAGCAGGAATAGCAGGAAGtgaagaaacagcaggaggtgaagagacagcaggaagtggagggaGAACAGGAAtagcaggaggtggagagacAGTAGGAGGTGAAGagacagcaggaggtggaggggcaACAGGAgtagcaggaggtggagaaacagcaggaggtggaggaccaggaggaaatggaggaggagcagcaatAGCACCAAGAGTAGGAGAAAAAGCGGCAATAGCAGCAGGagtgggaggagcagcaggaggtgtagGAGCAGTAGCAATAGCAGCAAGAATAGGAGAAACAGCGGCAATAGCAGCAGGagtgggaggagcagcagcaatagcagcaggagtgggaggagcagcagcaatagcagcaggagtgggaggagcagcagcaacagcagcaggaggtgtaggagcagcagcaacagcagcaggaggtgtaggagcagcagcaacagcagcaggaggtgtaggagcagcagcaacagcagcaggaggtgtagGAGCAGCAGCAATAGCAGCAGGagtgggaggagcagcagcagcaggaggtgtaggaacagcagcaacagcagcaggaggtgtaggagcaacagcagcaggaggtgtaggagcaacagcagcaggaggtgtaggagcagcagcaacagcagcaggaggtgtaggagcagcagcaacagcagcaggaggtgtaggagcagcagcaacagcagcagtaggagtagtagtagtaaaaacGGTGAGGTGGCTGCAAACTTCCTTGCAAACTTATTACAAATTCATAGACTTGTATAAAACCCTGGAACAAAACAGCAGCGTCACATTAGCTGTTGTTCTTTTCtactcactgctgctgtggtcGTTTGTTATTCAGGACCCAATAATTGAGACTCTGCTATTAATGTGTGGAGTTTTATTGTGGCTTTTGTTGACGGTGGATTAAGTTGAGTAATACTGTTATCACTTTGtccacagcaaacaaacaaatacacgtAACCAACAGGCAGGTTTTCCATAACAGTGAAACTTAGATAGTTATAATCAGTGACGAGTGAAGCGTACTTTGATTTGTATAATATTAACACGTATCATTTCATCTTGCTACACTACAAAACATATCTCATTGTCTTTATACAATGAATGTTAATCAATAAGCTGCAAAATTCCAAATGTTAGATAAGTAGAAATGGACTTTGTTTTGTCCCTTAAGTAAGTAATTAAGTAAATAAATTTACTCATAAATTATTTTTCATGCACTGTTTTAGTGAATGTGGTGTGTGTCACAAGCTGGTTTCTTTTGTATTTAGCTTTTTCAACTTCCCTCcatcaaatgtaaaatataagcaaaaaataaatctttgtgtgatttgtttcacattt carries:
- the LOC121201664 gene encoding GTPase IMAP family member 7-like isoform X2, with the translated sequence MNARRIVLLGKTGAGKSSLANSIFGEDVFKISHCSTSEKSLSRAETKYVNGKSLMLIDTCSFLDTCGSEVLLNTELLRCITECAPGPHAFLIVLKVEKFTEHEQDVIRQICRHFSEDALKHAAVVFTHGDQLPEGTEIQEFVSQNKALGDVVGKCGGRCHVVDNKYWRNNGDDDYRSNEFHVGKILSTIDEIIEVNQGCYYSNAMLIAVNREIEIKEENIGQSSGYKSLNQCRKDAKTSVLATLVIRLAGVATGVLLGAFLGVTKLVVTSSNTEFSDAAQRGGVEGFLIGLNAAAGADNPIDAIQRTAEAVMNPNSRIGSAPGVGAIKDQPKHQQ
- the LOC129603267 gene encoding uncharacterized protein LOC129603267 — protein: MTGGEETAGIAGSEETAGGEETAGSGGRTGIAGGGETVGGEETAGGGGATGVAGGGETAGGGGPGGNGGGAAIAPRVGEKAAIAAGVGGAAGGVGAVAIAARIGETAAIAAGVGGAAAIAAGVGGAAAIAAGVGGAAATAAGGVGAAATAAGGVGAAATAAGGVGAAATAAGGVGAAAIAAGVGGAAAAGGVGTAATAAGGVGATAAGGVGATAAGGVGAAATAAGGVGAAATAAGGVGAAATAAVGVVVVKTVRWLQTSLQTYYKFIDLYKTLEQNSSVTLAVVLFYSLLLWSFVIQDPIIETLLLMCGVLLWLLLTVD
- the LOC114867146 gene encoding uncharacterized protein LOC114867146, translating into MLQYVRLHPQTFHTPLSFTHSFQIRESESEALSEEERPNYKRFKMGLQVVDKETHKNKHSAGNMATGAVTDKRTWVKLTGPAAQSLAEAFVEPAAVVLQEIMTAEEEERIAHRKRECPMKVSPITIFMTQQPGARKIIKVLKSYRIVLLGNTGAGKSSLANTIFEEDVFKVNQAVTCGTGECQTESRSVHGRRITLTDTSGFRDSDRPEDDMRWITRFTPGPHVFLIVLRMGKEQEMIAKICKYFPEEAFKYTAVVFTYGEQLPEGMKIEGFVEQNQRLSALVKKCNNRCHVVDNENWKNHKQADYRSNKVQLERLLNTIDKMVMENKGSCFTTEMLQAPKRKREDNGNMTSAGNTLQSTSNTDGNRLCRNVWLKFTGPAAECLAEGLLGPQAIVWKGEHQGGGAGGTTGGGGAAGTEGGEAAGVTAKGGGASGGGGAAGTEGGEAAGVTAKGGGAAGGGGAAGTEGGKAAAAAGEVKKQQEVEEQQEVEGQQE
- the LOC121201664 gene encoding GTPase IMAP family member 7-like isoform X1, with product MDEMNARRIVLLGKTGAGKSSLANSIFGEDVFKISHCSTSEKSLSRAETKYVNGKSLMLIDTCSFLDTCGSEVLLNTELLRCITECAPGPHAFLIVLKVEKFTEHEQDVIRQICRHFSEDALKHAAVVFTHGDQLPEGTEIQEFVSQNKALGDVVGKCGGRCHVVDNKYWRNNGDDDYRSNEFHVGKILSTIDEIIEVNQGCYYSNAMLIAVNREIEIKEENIGQSSGYKSLNQCRKDAKTSVLATLVIRLAGVATGVLLGAFLGVTKLVVTSSNTEFSDAAQRGGVEGFLIGLNAAAGADNPIDAIQRTAEAVMNPNSRIGSAPGVGAIKDQPKHQQ